Proteins encoded together in one Rhipicephalus sanguineus isolate Rsan-2018 chromosome 9, BIME_Rsan_1.4, whole genome shotgun sequence window:
- the LOC119405228 gene encoding putative deoxyribonuclease TATDN2 — protein sequence MARPDWRRAVEPLGIREWPYTTASEAGLIDTHCHLDFVFTKTCHTKSFTHFRLAHRNTFPYCYEGCVANFSEPETFEQRRLWRSVLSDEGVWGAFGCHPRRARDYTDDIERYLVRALEDRSVVALGEIGLDYSMSGNDAEPDWEKFKKTQQAVFRRQLALARRRRLPLVIHSRDATADTIRILKEMVPADYPIHRHCFTGDWDDAKCWLDTFPRLCLGITPLLGFQGVEPLVEAAQRIPLDRLLLETDAPFFLPKRESRRLACSHPGMVIHVATKMAAIRDISVDDVISAVRENTRRVYGI from the coding sequence ATGGCTCGGCCAGACTGGCGACGCGCGGTCGAGCCACTGGGCATCAGGGAGTGGCCCTACACAACGGCGTCGGAGGCGGGCTTGATCGACACTCACTGCCACCTGGACTTCGTCTTCACCAAGACCTGCCACACAAAGTCTTTCACGCACTTCCGCCTCGCTCATCGCAACACTTTCCCGTACTGTTACGAAGGGTGCGTGGCCAACTTCAGCGAGCCCGAAACGTTCGAGCAGCGACGCCTCTGGAGGTCCGTGCTTTCGGACGAAGGTGTGTGGGGCGCGTTCGGTTGCCACCCACGCAGGGCTCGCGATTACACCGACGACATCGAGCGATACCTCGTTCGTGCCCTGGAAGACCGCAGCGTGGTGGCCCTGGGCGAGATCGGGCTCGACTACTCCATGTCCGGAAACGACGCCGAGCCGGACTGGGAGAAGTTCAAGAAAACGCAGCAGGCGGTGTTCCGCAGGCAGCTCGCGTTGGCCAGGCGTCGACGGCTGCCCCTGGTGATTCACTCGCGAGACGCGACTGCCGACACGATCCGTATTCTCAAGGAGATGGTCCCGGCGGACTACCCGATTCACCGGCACTGTTTCACGGGTGACTGGGACGATGCCAAGTGCTGGCTGGACACGTTCCCGCGGCTCTGCCTGGGCATCACGCCGTTGCTGGGTTTCCAGGGAGTCGAACCGCTGGTTGAGGCGGCGCAGAGGATTCCGCTGGACCGTCTGCTGCTCGAGACGGACGCACCCTTCTTCCTGCCAAAGCGAGAATCGAGGAGGCTCGCCTGCTCTCACCCTGGCATGGTTATCCACGTCGCTACTAAGATGGCCGCTATCCGCGACATATCTGTCGACGACGTCATTAGCGCGGTCCGGGAGAACACGCGCCGCGTCTACGGCATCTGA